From a region of the Marmota flaviventris isolate mMarFla1 chromosome 13, mMarFla1.hap1, whole genome shotgun sequence genome:
- the LOC139701491 gene encoding olfactory receptor 1N2: protein MGKLSLVNQTAVSDFLLLGLSERIEEQPLLFGLFLGMYLVTVVGNLLIILAISSDPRLHTPMYFFLANLSLTDACFTSASIPKMLANIHMQSQTISYSGCLAQLYFLLMFGGLDNCLLAVMAYDRYIAICQPLHYSTAMSPRLCALMLGMCWVLTNCPALMHTLLLTRVAFCAQTAIPQFYCDPSALLKLACSDTRINELVIISMGLLFLTVPLMLIVFSYVRISWAVLGISSPGGRWKAFSTCGSHLTVVLLFYGSLMGVYLLPPSTHSSERESRAAVLYMVIIPMLNPFIYSLRNRDMKEALGKLFGSGKTFFLP from the coding sequence ATGGGAAAACTAAGCCTAGTGAACCAAACTGCTGTTTCAGACTTCCTCCTTTTAGGACTCTCTGAGCGGATAGAAGAACAGCCTCTTCTATTTGGCCTCTTCCTGGGCATGTACCTGGTCACTGTGgtggggaacctgctcatcatcctggccatcAGTTCTGACCCACGTCTCCATACTCCCATGTACTTCTTTCTGGCCAATCTATCGTTAACTGATGCCTGTTTCACTTCTGCCTCAATCCCCAAAATGCTGGCCAACATTCATATGCAGAGTCAGACCATCTCCTATTCTGGGTGCCTTGCACAGCTATATTTCCTCCTTATGTTTGGTGGCCTTGACAACTGCCTCCTGGCCGTGATGGCGTATGACCGCTACATAGCCATCTGCCAGCCACTCCATTATAGCACAGCTATGAGTCCTCGACTCTGTGCACTAATGCTGGGTATGTGCTGGGTGCTGACCAACTGTCCCGCTCTGATGCACACACTGTTGCTGACCCGTGTGGCTTTCTGTGCCCAGACGGCCATCCCCCAGTTCTACTGCGATCCCAGTGCTCTGCTGAAGCTTGCCTGCTCTGACACCCGCATTAACGAGCTGGTGATCATCTCCATGGGTTTGCTGTTCCTCACTGTTCCTCTCATGCTCATCGTCTTCTCCTATGTCCGAATTTCCTGGGCTGTGTTAGGCATCTCTTCTCCCGGAGGGCGTtggaaggccttctccacctgtggttCTCATCTCACGGTGGTTCTGCTCTTCTACGGATCTCTTATGGGTGTGTACTTACTTCCCCCATCAACTCACTCCTCAGAGAGGGAAAGTAGGGCTGCTGTCCTCTATATGGTGATTATCCCCATGCTGAACCCATTCATCTACAGTTTGAGGAACAGAGACATGAAGGAGGCTTTGGGCAAACTTTTTGGCAGCGGGAAAACGTTCTTCTTACCATGA